From one Micromonospora siamensis genomic stretch:
- a CDS encoding branched-chain amino acid ABC transporter permease — MNFDELFGNFPTLTITGLEQGAIYALVALGYTLVYGVLRLINFAHSEVFMVGTFAALWTWEFLGYDQNSAAPAFGPLLVAIIAGLVVAAAASALTAVTVELVAYRPLRRRNAPPLAFLITAIGASFVLAESFGIGTDRAPFGMPTLIPQETLFTVFGADVTNLQLLILGITLVMMVGLDQFVNRSRLGRGIRAVAQDADTAALMGVNKNRVILLVFVLGGIMAGVGALLWNVKYGFTKFNVGFLLGLKAFAAAVLGGIGNLRGALLGGLLLGLAENYAAGLFGGEWKDFTGFVLLIVLLMFRPTGLLGESLGRARA, encoded by the coding sequence GTGAACTTCGATGAGCTGTTCGGGAACTTCCCGACGCTGACCATCACCGGGCTGGAACAGGGCGCGATCTACGCGCTCGTGGCCCTCGGTTACACCCTCGTCTACGGCGTCCTGCGCCTGATCAACTTTGCCCACTCCGAGGTCTTCATGGTCGGCACCTTCGCCGCCCTGTGGACCTGGGAGTTCCTCGGCTACGACCAGAACTCCGCCGCCCCGGCCTTCGGGCCGCTGCTGGTGGCGATCATCGCCGGCCTGGTGGTGGCGGCGGCGGCCTCCGCCCTGACGGCGGTGACGGTCGAGTTGGTGGCGTACCGGCCGTTGCGCCGGCGCAACGCGCCGCCGCTGGCCTTCCTCATCACCGCGATCGGCGCGTCGTTCGTGCTGGCCGAGTCCTTCGGCATCGGCACCGATCGGGCGCCGTTCGGCATGCCGACCCTGATCCCGCAGGAGACCCTCTTCACGGTCTTCGGCGCCGACGTCACCAATCTCCAGCTGCTGATCCTCGGCATCACCCTGGTGATGATGGTCGGGCTGGACCAGTTCGTGAACCGCAGCCGACTGGGTCGGGGCATCCGGGCCGTGGCCCAGGACGCCGACACGGCGGCCCTGATGGGGGTCAACAAGAACCGGGTGATCCTGTTGGTCTTCGTCCTCGGCGGCATCATGGCCGGTGTGGGTGCCCTGCTGTGGAACGTCAAGTACGGCTTCACCAAGTTCAACGTCGGCTTCCTGCTCGGGCTCAAGGCCTTCGCGGCCGCGGTGCTCGGCGGCATCGGCAACCTGCGCGGGGCGCTGCTCGGCGGCCTGCTGCTCGGCCTGGCGGAGAACTACGCCGCCGGCCTGTTCGGTGGCGAGTGGAAGGACTTCACCGGCTTCGTGCTGCTGATCGTGCTGCTGATGTTCCGCCCGACGGGCCTGCTCGGCGAATCTCTCGGGAGGGCGCGCGCATGA
- a CDS encoding ABC transporter ATP-binding protein codes for MSEPQMHSERDETSQRDIADDGRTTVGTPPAAGDDTPVEPTPGEAAPAGREPLLEVDHVTLRFGGVVALDDVAFTLYKGEILGLIGPNGAGKTTCFNAMTGVYRPTEGEIRFAGQRINGKRRSWITKSGIARTFQNIRLFPEMTALENVMVGADAHHKTSVIAAMLRLPRHWREEREGREKAYELLRFVGIERRAGDLSRNLSYGEQRRLEIARALATNPTLLCLDEPAAGFTPAEKEELNALIRKIRDKGTTVLLIEHDMRLVMGVTDRIVVLEFGKKIAEGLPAQVREDPKVIAAYLGVPTDAA; via the coding sequence ATGAGTGAGCCGCAGATGCACAGCGAGCGGGACGAGACCAGCCAGCGGGACATCGCCGACGACGGTCGCACGACCGTCGGCACCCCGCCGGCCGCCGGCGACGACACGCCGGTCGAGCCCACCCCGGGCGAGGCGGCCCCGGCCGGCAGGGAGCCGCTGCTGGAGGTCGACCACGTCACCCTCCGCTTCGGCGGTGTGGTGGCCCTCGACGACGTCGCCTTCACCCTCTACAAGGGGGAGATCCTCGGCCTGATCGGCCCGAACGGCGCCGGCAAGACGACCTGCTTCAACGCGATGACGGGCGTCTACCGGCCCACCGAGGGGGAGATCCGGTTCGCCGGGCAGCGGATCAACGGCAAGCGCCGGTCCTGGATCACCAAGTCCGGCATCGCCCGGACGTTCCAGAACATCCGGCTCTTCCCGGAGATGACGGCGCTCGAGAACGTGATGGTGGGCGCGGACGCCCACCACAAGACCAGCGTCATCGCCGCGATGCTGCGGCTGCCGCGGCACTGGCGGGAGGAGCGGGAGGGCCGGGAGAAGGCGTACGAGCTGCTGCGCTTCGTCGGCATCGAGCGCCGCGCCGGTGACCTGTCCCGCAACCTCTCCTACGGCGAGCAGCGCCGGCTGGAGATCGCTCGGGCGCTGGCCACCAACCCCACCCTGCTCTGCCTGGACGAGCCGGCCGCCGGCTTCACCCCGGCGGAGAAGGAGGAGTTGAACGCCCTGATCCGTAAGATCCGGGACAAGGGCACCACGGTGCTGCTGATCGAGCACGACATGCGTCTGGTGATGGGCGTGACCGATCGGATCGTGGTGCTGGAGTTCGGCAAGAAGATCGCCGAGGGCCTGCCGGCCCAGGTCCGCGAGGACCCGAAGGTGATCGCCGCGTACCTGGGGGTGCCGACCGATGCTGCTTGA
- a CDS encoding ABC transporter ATP-binding protein, whose product MLLEINDLTLLYGRIQALHGISLTVNEGEVVALIGANGAGKTTTMRAISGLRPVASGSIVFDGTDVTKMRADLRVVRGIGQAPEGRGVFPGMSVVENLEMGAYTRRDRAGIAEDLKMVMDLFPRLAERRKQAGGTLSGGEQQMLAVGRALMARPRLLLLDEPSMGLAPKLIQQIFEIITRINEQGTTILLVEQNAQQALSRAHRGYVLETGRIVKEGSGRDLLHDPAVKEAYLGVA is encoded by the coding sequence ATGCTGCTTGAGATCAACGACCTGACCCTGCTCTACGGGCGGATCCAGGCGCTGCACGGGATCAGCCTGACCGTCAACGAGGGTGAGGTGGTGGCGCTCATCGGCGCGAACGGCGCCGGTAAGACCACCACCATGCGGGCCATCTCCGGGCTGCGTCCGGTGGCGTCCGGCTCGATCGTCTTCGACGGCACCGACGTCACCAAGATGCGGGCCGACCTGCGGGTGGTCCGGGGCATCGGGCAGGCGCCCGAGGGCCGGGGCGTCTTCCCCGGCATGTCGGTGGTGGAGAACCTGGAGATGGGGGCGTACACCCGCCGGGACCGCGCCGGCATCGCCGAGGACCTGAAGATGGTGATGGACCTCTTCCCCCGGCTGGCCGAGCGGCGCAAGCAGGCCGGCGGCACGCTCTCCGGCGGTGAGCAGCAGATGCTGGCCGTGGGTCGGGCCCTGATGGCCCGTCCGCGGCTGCTGCTGCTCGACGAGCCGTCGATGGGGCTCGCCCCGAAGCTGATCCAGCAGATCTTCGAGATCATCACCCGGATCAACGAGCAGGGCACCACCATCCTGCTGGTCGAGCAGAACGCCCAGCAGGCGCTCTCCCGCGCCCACCGGGGCTACGTGCTGGAGACCGGCCGGATCGTCAAGGAGGGCAGTGGGCGGGACCTGCTGCACGACCCGGCGGTCAAGGAGGCGTACCTCGGCGTGGCCTGA
- a CDS encoding branched-chain amino acid ABC transporter permease, whose amino-acid sequence MTATVNDKRSTGIRTRWAAMPKQVRWVAIAALIVFLYVLPNRWFYEYLGFPIGSKYFALYTTSSDFAGVLFDTSVFVLLAVGLNVVVGFAGLLDLGYFGFYALGAYTVALLTSPESRFGTNWPWLAAVPLAVMVAMVSGVILGGPTLRLRGDYLAIVTLGFAEMIRLYAARNEGIMQGQRGIPAIPHPPGTGSDGKPLFGVTDSKPYYWLMLTLILVVLVLIRNLANSRVGRAWVAIREDEDAAEIMGVPTFKYKLWAFAIGAAVAGLTGAVFAGKQTFINSDQFVLESSILVLAAVILGGAGNIKGAILGGAITWYLPEWLRGAGSLIGVEFNASEYRILIFGLVIIVMMIFRPQGIVPNRRRAAEIEDRRKEAVPQETVPNE is encoded by the coding sequence ATGACCGCCACCGTGAACGACAAGCGCTCCACGGGCATCAGGACCCGCTGGGCGGCGATGCCCAAGCAGGTCCGCTGGGTCGCCATCGCGGCGTTGATCGTCTTCCTGTACGTCCTGCCCAACAGGTGGTTCTACGAGTACCTGGGCTTTCCGATCGGCAGCAAGTACTTCGCCCTCTACACGACCAGCTCGGACTTCGCCGGTGTCCTCTTCGACACCTCGGTCTTCGTCCTGCTGGCGGTCGGCCTGAACGTGGTGGTCGGCTTCGCCGGCCTGCTCGACCTGGGCTACTTCGGCTTCTACGCGCTCGGTGCGTACACGGTGGCGTTGCTGACCTCGCCGGAGAGCCGGTTCGGCACCAACTGGCCGTGGCTGGCGGCGGTACCGCTGGCGGTGATGGTCGCGATGGTCTCCGGCGTCATCCTCGGTGGTCCGACGCTGCGGCTGCGCGGCGACTACCTGGCCATCGTGACGCTCGGCTTCGCCGAGATGATCCGCCTCTACGCGGCCCGCAACGAGGGGATCATGCAGGGCCAGCGGGGCATCCCGGCGATCCCGCACCCGCCGGGCACCGGCTCGGACGGCAAGCCGCTGTTCGGGGTGACCGACTCCAAGCCGTACTACTGGCTGATGCTCACGCTGATCCTGGTGGTGCTGGTGCTGATCCGGAACCTGGCCAACAGCCGGGTCGGCCGGGCCTGGGTGGCAATCCGGGAGGACGAGGACGCCGCCGAGATCATGGGCGTGCCGACCTTCAAGTACAAGCTGTGGGCGTTCGCGATCGGCGCGGCGGTGGCCGGCCTGACCGGCGCGGTGTTCGCCGGAAAACAGACGTTCATCAACTCCGACCAGTTCGTGCTGGAGAGTTCCATCCTGGTGCTGGCCGCGGTCATCCTCGGCGGCGCCGGCAACATCAAGGGCGCCATTCTCGGCGGTGCCATCACCTGGTACCTGCCGGAGTGGCTGCGCGGCGCCGGGAGTCTGATCGGAGTGGAGTTCAACGCCTCCGAGTACCGGATCCTGATCTTCGGCCTGGTCATCATCGTCATGATGATCTTCCGCCCGCAGGGCATCGTGCCCAACCGGCGGCGCGCCGCCGAGATCGAGGACCGGCGTAAGGAAGCGGTTCCCCAGGAGACGGTGCCCAATGAGTGA
- a CDS encoding branched-chain amino acid ABC transporter substrate-binding protein: MRQKLARVLGGVAISALVISGAAACKADSGSEGGGSSAACDLKIGFFGPLTGDAAGLGIHMRNGTKLAIDQYNKDNADCKVNLTEYDSQGDPAKAPSLAQQAVGDQKVVGIIGPAFSGESEVADPIFDEAGLPIITPSATRPSLSTKGWKIFHRGVGNDTSQGPAAGRYIKDVLKAEKVYVVDDQSAYGAGLVDEVKKVLGTVAGEDKIQVKQTNFSAVVTKIVGSGATALFFGGYYTEAGLLLKQLKGAGWKGTMIAGDGVNDANFIKVAGEQVAEGTILTCPCAPATAAKGTFVTDYKAAFDNAEPGTYADVSYDITKIFLEGIKDGKSTRGDLLNFVNGYNKAGGATGVTYKFESNGELDPAQVIVWAFKVNAGKVVPDIEIPKA; this comes from the coding sequence GTGAGGCAGAAGCTCGCACGGGTGCTCGGTGGCGTGGCCATCAGCGCGCTCGTTATCAGCGGCGCCGCCGCGTGTAAGGCCGACAGTGGTAGCGAGGGCGGCGGCAGCTCGGCCGCCTGCGATCTGAAGATCGGTTTCTTCGGCCCCCTGACCGGTGACGCCGCGGGTCTCGGTATCCACATGCGCAACGGCACCAAGCTGGCCATCGACCAGTACAACAAGGACAACGCGGACTGCAAGGTCAACCTGACCGAGTACGACTCGCAGGGTGACCCGGCCAAGGCTCCGTCGCTGGCGCAGCAGGCCGTCGGTGACCAGAAGGTCGTCGGCATCATCGGCCCGGCGTTCTCCGGTGAGTCCGAGGTGGCCGACCCGATCTTCGACGAGGCCGGTCTGCCGATCATCACCCCGTCGGCGACCCGTCCGAGCCTGAGCACCAAGGGCTGGAAGATCTTCCACCGGGGCGTCGGTAACGACACCTCGCAGGGCCCGGCCGCCGGTCGTTACATCAAGGACGTGCTGAAGGCCGAGAAGGTGTACGTCGTCGACGACCAGTCGGCGTACGGCGCGGGCCTGGTGGACGAGGTCAAGAAGGTCCTCGGCACCGTGGCGGGCGAGGACAAGATCCAGGTCAAGCAGACCAACTTCTCCGCCGTCGTCACCAAGATCGTCGGCAGTGGCGCGACCGCGCTCTTCTTCGGTGGCTACTACACCGAGGCGGGCCTGCTGCTCAAGCAGCTCAAGGGCGCCGGCTGGAAGGGCACCATGATCGCCGGCGACGGCGTGAACGACGCCAACTTCATCAAGGTCGCCGGCGAGCAGGTCGCCGAGGGCACCATCCTCACCTGCCCCTGCGCCCCGGCCACCGCGGCCAAGGGCACCTTCGTCACCGACTACAAGGCCGCGTTCGACAACGCCGAGCCGGGCACCTACGCCGACGTCTCGTACGACATCACCAAGATCTTCCTCGAGGGCATCAAGGACGGTAAGTCGACCCGTGGCGACCTGCTGAACTTCGTCAACGGCTACAACAAGGCCGGCGGCGCCACCGGCGTCACCTACAAGTTCGAGTCCAACGGTGAGCTGGACCCGGCGCAGGTGATCGTCTGGGCGTTCAAGGTGAACGCGGGCAAGGTCGTCCCGGACATCGAGATCCCGAAGGCCTGA
- the polA gene encoding DNA polymerase I, translating to MTAKTPRLLLVDGHSMAYRAFHALPVENFATTTGQPTNAVYGFTSMLINVLRDEQPSHIVVAFDVSRRSFRTEKYADYKAGRKETPTDFKGQVSLIKEVLDALRIPVVEKEGYEADDVIATLACQARDAGMEVLISSGDRDALQLVGERVTVLYPRKGVSDLARMDPAAVLEKYGVGPERYRDLAALVGETSDNLPGVPGVGPKTAAKWINMYDGVEGVVADADKIKGKAGDSLRERLADVIRNYEINCLVSDLELPLRPEDARWEGWDREAVHQVFDTLEFRILRDRLYQYLEAVEPEAEAGFDLSGQVLTEPGAVAGWLETHAPAGTPVGVAVKLDTGPNRRHTASVTGMALASGAGAAAYFDPAGLEAADDAALAGWLADPQRPKVLHDSKPAVLAFAAHGWDLAGIARDTQIAAYLARPDQRSYDLTDLALRYLHRELRVDAPETGQLTLDGLGDDGAAEQNLMLQARATLDLADAIDAELSRDGEQSARLMAGVELPLMRVLAGMERTGIAADTQYLSELEAHFAAEVKAAAQGAYAAVGREFNLGSPKQLQEILFTELGLPKTKKIKTGYTTDADALQWLYAQNPHPVLEHLLRHRDVAKLKSTVDGLLKSVSDDGRIHTTFNQTVAATGRLSSTEPNLQNIPIRTEEGRRIRRAFVVGEGYECLLTADYSQIEMRIMAHLSSDDALIEAFNSGHDFHAATASSVFAVPVDQVSADQRRKIKAMNYGLAYGLSAFGLSQQLGISTEEARGLMENYFAGFGGVRDYLHEVVARARHDGYTSTILGRRRYLPDLVSDNRQRRDIAERMALNAPIQGSAADIIKVAMLHVDTALRDAGLRSRMLLQVHDELVFEVAPGERESLEALVRREMGEAYPLSVPLEVSVGEGRDWNSADH from the coding sequence GTGACAGCCAAGACCCCGCGCCTGCTCCTCGTCGACGGACACTCGATGGCATACCGGGCGTTCCACGCCCTGCCGGTGGAGAACTTCGCCACCACGACGGGTCAGCCGACCAACGCGGTGTACGGCTTCACCTCGATGCTGATCAACGTGCTCCGCGACGAGCAGCCCAGCCACATCGTGGTGGCCTTCGACGTCTCCCGCCGTTCCTTCCGCACCGAGAAGTACGCCGACTACAAGGCCGGGCGCAAGGAGACCCCCACCGACTTCAAGGGTCAGGTCAGCCTGATCAAGGAGGTCCTCGACGCGCTGCGCATCCCGGTGGTCGAGAAGGAGGGCTACGAGGCCGACGACGTCATCGCCACCCTGGCCTGCCAGGCCCGCGACGCCGGCATGGAGGTGCTGATCTCCAGCGGTGACCGGGACGCGTTGCAGCTGGTCGGCGAGCGGGTGACCGTGCTCTACCCGCGCAAGGGCGTCTCCGACCTGGCCCGGATGGACCCGGCGGCGGTGCTGGAGAAATACGGTGTCGGCCCGGAGCGCTACCGCGACCTGGCCGCGCTGGTCGGTGAGACGAGCGACAACCTGCCCGGTGTCCCCGGCGTCGGGCCCAAGACCGCCGCCAAGTGGATCAACATGTACGACGGGGTCGAGGGCGTCGTCGCCGACGCTGACAAGATCAAGGGCAAGGCCGGCGACAGCCTGCGCGAGCGACTCGCCGACGTGATCCGCAACTACGAGATCAACTGCCTGGTCAGCGACCTGGAGCTGCCGCTGCGCCCGGAGGACGCCCGGTGGGAGGGGTGGGACCGGGAGGCCGTGCACCAGGTCTTCGACACCCTGGAGTTCCGCATCCTGCGCGACCGGCTCTACCAGTACCTCGAAGCGGTCGAGCCGGAGGCGGAGGCGGGCTTCGACCTGTCCGGCCAGGTGCTCACCGAGCCCGGCGCGGTGGCCGGTTGGCTGGAGACGCACGCCCCGGCCGGCACGCCGGTCGGCGTGGCCGTCAAGCTCGACACCGGCCCCAACCGCCGGCACACCGCCTCGGTCACCGGGATGGCCCTGGCCAGTGGGGCCGGCGCCGCCGCCTACTTCGACCCGGCCGGCCTGGAGGCCGCCGACGACGCCGCCCTGGCCGGCTGGCTGGCCGACCCGCAGCGCCCCAAGGTGCTGCACGACAGCAAGCCGGCGGTGCTGGCCTTCGCCGCCCACGGCTGGGACCTGGCCGGCATCGCCCGGGACACCCAGATCGCCGCCTACCTGGCCCGCCCCGACCAGCGCTCCTACGACCTGACCGACCTGGCGCTGCGCTACCTGCACCGGGAGCTGCGGGTGGACGCGCCGGAGACCGGCCAGCTCACCCTCGACGGGTTGGGCGACGACGGCGCCGCCGAGCAGAACCTGATGCTCCAGGCCCGGGCCACCCTCGACCTGGCCGACGCGATCGACGCCGAGCTGTCCCGCGACGGCGAGCAGTCGGCCCGGCTGATGGCCGGGGTGGAGCTGCCGCTGATGCGGGTGCTCGCCGGAATGGAACGCACCGGCATCGCCGCCGACACGCAATACCTCTCCGAGCTGGAGGCGCACTTCGCCGCCGAGGTGAAGGCCGCCGCCCAGGGCGCGTACGCGGCGGTCGGGCGGGAGTTCAACCTCGGCTCGCCCAAGCAGCTCCAGGAGATCCTCTTCACCGAGCTGGGCCTGCCCAAGACCAAGAAGATCAAGACCGGTTACACCACCGACGCCGACGCGTTGCAGTGGCTCTACGCGCAGAATCCGCACCCGGTGCTGGAGCACCTGCTGCGCCACCGCGACGTGGCCAAGCTGAAGTCGACAGTCGACGGCCTGCTCAAGTCGGTCTCCGACGACGGCCGCATCCACACCACGTTCAACCAGACGGTGGCCGCCACCGGCCGGCTCTCCTCCACCGAGCCCAACCTGCAGAACATCCCGATCCGCACCGAGGAGGGACGGCGGATCCGGCGTGCCTTCGTGGTCGGTGAGGGCTACGAGTGCCTGCTCACCGCCGACTACAGCCAGATCGAGATGCGGATCATGGCGCACCTGTCGTCGGACGACGCCCTGATCGAGGCGTTCAACTCCGGCCACGACTTCCACGCGGCCACCGCCTCGTCGGTCTTCGCCGTCCCGGTCGACCAGGTCAGCGCCGACCAGCGGCGCAAGATCAAGGCGATGAACTACGGCCTGGCGTACGGGCTGAGCGCGTTCGGCCTGTCCCAGCAGCTCGGGATCAGCACCGAGGAGGCACGCGGGCTGATGGAGAACTACTTCGCCGGCTTCGGCGGCGTCCGGGACTACCTGCACGAGGTCGTCGCCCGGGCCCGCCACGACGGCTACACCTCCACCATCCTCGGCCGTCGCCGCTACCTGCCCGACCTGGTCAGCGACAACCGGCAGCGCCGGGACATCGCCGAACGGATGGCGCTCAACGCCCCCATCCAGGGATCGGCCGCCGACATCATCAAGGTGGCGATGCTGCACGTCGACACCGCGCTGCGCGACGCCGGGCTGCGCTCCCGGATGCTGCTCCAGGTCCACGACGAGCTGGTCTTCGAGGTGGCCCCGGGCGAGCGGGAGTCCCTGGAGGCGCTGGTCCGCCGGGAGATGGGCGAGGCGTACCCGCTGTCGGTGCCGCTGGAGGTGTCGGTCGGCGAGGGGCGGGACTGGAACAGCGCGGATCACTGA